From a region of the bacterium genome:
- the secG gene encoding preprotein translocase subunit SecG, which produces MFYGILIVLQMIISILLVVSILLQSSKGGGLAGIAGGAMSSSLFGGRTAASFLSKATAIMAAVFMLNCLGMAVLSTTTTAPTSVTQQAAQQANPANSPVPTVPPAGGEPAGGDNAAPVIPTPEPAR; this is translated from the coding sequence ATGTTTTACGGAATTCTGATCGTCCTGCAGATGATCATCTCGATCCTGCTGGTAGTTTCGATTCTGCTGCAAAGCTCGAAGGGCGGCGGCTTGGCGGGTATCGCGGGTGGCGCGATGTCCTCGTCCCTGTTCGGTGGACGCACCGCGGCCAGCTTCCTGTCGAAAGCAACGGCAATTATGGCAGCGGTGTTCATGCTGAACTGCCTCGGTATGGCGGTCCTCTCCACCACCACCACGGCTCCCACGTCCGTTACTCAGCAGGCTGCCCAGCAGGCGAATCCCGCGAACAGCCCCGTGCCGACCGTTCCGCCTGCCGGCGGTGAGCCCGCTGGTGGCGACAACGCCGCCCCGGTCATCCCGACCCCGGAACCCGCACGCTAA